A region from the Gossypium hirsutum isolate 1008001.06 chromosome A08, Gossypium_hirsutum_v2.1, whole genome shotgun sequence genome encodes:
- the LOC107938995 gene encoding putative NAC domain-containing protein 94 isoform X1, whose translation MNMVKGFRFHPTDEELIEYLQIKTFNRDSLVQVIAEIPDICESEPWELPGRSVLQTGDRLWYFMYPPKYKYRNSKLVSRTTLEGYWKITGKARKIINSETGMEIGNKKTLLFYKGQCNDKIKNNTCWVMHEYELKAMLDSTNSHQKTFKLCKLKKKTNISSKEAGQLDQYSLSDLDNHVANNALLEDILDPNGSSEPEASNNHNDVHNHCSSVDTYGDERSNQHNTVDEGEGSNISTNFVNHVAEDAIPEVPSHIFKVYQNGLEDNNWIQDLYSTNEQDDESWNSIITSFDETIINESSNQHNIVVAEKGIETPIISYDETITNERSNQHNIVVVEGGTEMSVISYDETVANERSNQHNIVDVDEGFEVPSNLKYLVEEDTISTDLLYKDGLYSRSLFGELLAEPEATNNLNWIQNRYITKKEDGEFLNSTLADKNKADLQEGNTQWCLAADGEGFSLPCIGALTESSNSMEKSSKRPRRM comes from the exons ATGAATATGGTGAAGGGATTCAGATTCCACCCAACTGATGAAGAACTCATTGAATACCTGCAAATCAAAACCTTCAACCGTGATTCTCTTGTCCAAGTTATTGCCGAAATCCCGGATATCTGCGAGTCCGAGCCTTGGGAATTACCCG GGCGTTCAGTGTTGCAGACAGGGGATCGATTGTGGTACTTTATGTACCCACCAAAATATAAGTATCGGAATAGTAAACTAGTTAGCCGGACCACTCTGGAGGGGTATTGGAAGATTACCGGCAAAGCTCGTAAGATAATTAACTCTGAAACCGGAATGGAGATTGGTAACAAGAAGACTTTGCTTTTCTATAAAGGCCAATGCAATGATAAAATCAAAAATAATACTTGTTGGGTTATGCATGAGTATGAACTCAAAGCTATGCTTGACTCAACTAATTCTCATCAA AAGACTTTCAAACTTTGTAAACTGAAGAAAAAGACCAACATTTCCAGTAAAGAAGCCGGTCAATTAGATCAGTATTCTCTTTCTGATTTAGATAATCATGTAGCAAACAATGCACTATTAGAG GACATCCTAGACCCTAACGGGTCAAGTGAGCCGGAAGCATCTAACAACCATAACGATGTTCATAACCATTGCAGCAGCGTCGATACATATGGTGATGAAAGAAGCAATCAACATAATACAGTTGATGAAGGTGAAGGCTCAAATATATCAACTAATTTCGTAAACCATGTTGCAGAGGATGCAATCCCAGAA GTACCTTCGCACATTTTTAAGGTGTATCAAAATGGACTTGAGGACAATAATTGGATTCAAGATCTGTATAGCACCAATGAACAAGATGATGAGTCTTGGAACTCAATTATCACTAGCTTCGACGAAACTATCATTAATGAAAGTAGCAATCAACATAATATAGTTGTTGCGGAAAAGGGCATCGAAACGCCCATCATTAGCTATGATGAAACCATCACTAATGAAAGAAGCAATCAACATAATATAGTTGTTGTAGAAGGGGGCACCGAAATGTCTGTCATTAGCTATGATGAAACCGTCGCTAATGAAAGAAGCAATCAACATAATATAGTTGATGTGGATGAGGGCTTCGAAGTGCCTTCTAACCTAAAGTATCTCGTTGAAGAAGACACAATTTCAACA GACTTGTTATATAAAGATGGTTTATATAGCAGATCACTGTTTGGTGAGTTATTAGCGGAGCCAGAGGCAACTAATAACTTAAACTGGATTCAAAATCGATACATCACCAAAAAAGAAGATGGTGAGTTCTTGAATTCAACTTTAGCTGATAAAAATAAAGCTGACCTTCAAGAAGGAAACACGCAATGGTGTTTGGCAGCTGACGGTGAAGGCTTCAGCTTGCCCTGCATAGGTGCGCTGACGGAATCATCAAATTCGATGGAGAAGTCTAGTAAAAGACCACGTCGAATGTGA
- the LOC107938995 gene encoding putative NAC domain-containing protein 94 isoform X2 — translation MNMVKGFRFHPTDEELIEYLQIKTFNRDSLVQVIAEIPDICESEPWELPGRSVLQTGDRLWYFMYPPKYKYRNSKLVSRTTLEGYWKITGKARKIINSETGMEIGNKKTLLFYKGQCNDKIKNNTCWVMHEYELKAMLDSTNSHQTFKLCKLKKKTNISSKEAGQLDQYSLSDLDNHVANNALLEDILDPNGSSEPEASNNHNDVHNHCSSVDTYGDERSNQHNTVDEGEGSNISTNFVNHVAEDAIPEVPSHIFKVYQNGLEDNNWIQDLYSTNEQDDESWNSIITSFDETIINESSNQHNIVVAEKGIETPIISYDETITNERSNQHNIVVVEGGTEMSVISYDETVANERSNQHNIVDVDEGFEVPSNLKYLVEEDTISTDLLYKDGLYSRSLFGELLAEPEATNNLNWIQNRYITKKEDGEFLNSTLADKNKADLQEGNTQWCLAADGEGFSLPCIGALTESSNSMEKSSKRPRRM, via the exons ATGAATATGGTGAAGGGATTCAGATTCCACCCAACTGATGAAGAACTCATTGAATACCTGCAAATCAAAACCTTCAACCGTGATTCTCTTGTCCAAGTTATTGCCGAAATCCCGGATATCTGCGAGTCCGAGCCTTGGGAATTACCCG GGCGTTCAGTGTTGCAGACAGGGGATCGATTGTGGTACTTTATGTACCCACCAAAATATAAGTATCGGAATAGTAAACTAGTTAGCCGGACCACTCTGGAGGGGTATTGGAAGATTACCGGCAAAGCTCGTAAGATAATTAACTCTGAAACCGGAATGGAGATTGGTAACAAGAAGACTTTGCTTTTCTATAAAGGCCAATGCAATGATAAAATCAAAAATAATACTTGTTGGGTTATGCATGAGTATGAACTCAAAGCTATGCTTGACTCAACTAATTCTCATCAA ACTTTCAAACTTTGTAAACTGAAGAAAAAGACCAACATTTCCAGTAAAGAAGCCGGTCAATTAGATCAGTATTCTCTTTCTGATTTAGATAATCATGTAGCAAACAATGCACTATTAGAG GACATCCTAGACCCTAACGGGTCAAGTGAGCCGGAAGCATCTAACAACCATAACGATGTTCATAACCATTGCAGCAGCGTCGATACATATGGTGATGAAAGAAGCAATCAACATAATACAGTTGATGAAGGTGAAGGCTCAAATATATCAACTAATTTCGTAAACCATGTTGCAGAGGATGCAATCCCAGAA GTACCTTCGCACATTTTTAAGGTGTATCAAAATGGACTTGAGGACAATAATTGGATTCAAGATCTGTATAGCACCAATGAACAAGATGATGAGTCTTGGAACTCAATTATCACTAGCTTCGACGAAACTATCATTAATGAAAGTAGCAATCAACATAATATAGTTGTTGCGGAAAAGGGCATCGAAACGCCCATCATTAGCTATGATGAAACCATCACTAATGAAAGAAGCAATCAACATAATATAGTTGTTGTAGAAGGGGGCACCGAAATGTCTGTCATTAGCTATGATGAAACCGTCGCTAATGAAAGAAGCAATCAACATAATATAGTTGATGTGGATGAGGGCTTCGAAGTGCCTTCTAACCTAAAGTATCTCGTTGAAGAAGACACAATTTCAACA GACTTGTTATATAAAGATGGTTTATATAGCAGATCACTGTTTGGTGAGTTATTAGCGGAGCCAGAGGCAACTAATAACTTAAACTGGATTCAAAATCGATACATCACCAAAAAAGAAGATGGTGAGTTCTTGAATTCAACTTTAGCTGATAAAAATAAAGCTGACCTTCAAGAAGGAAACACGCAATGGTGTTTGGCAGCTGACGGTGAAGGCTTCAGCTTGCCCTGCATAGGTGCGCTGACGGAATCATCAAATTCGATGGAGAAGTCTAGTAAAAGACCACGTCGAATGTGA
- the LOC107938995 gene encoding protein CUP-SHAPED COTYLEDON 3 isoform X3 — translation MNMVKGFRFHPTDEELIEYLQIKTFNRDSLVQVIAEIPDICESEPWELPGRSVLQTGDRLWYFMYPPKYKYRNSKLVSRTTLEGYWKITGKARKIINSETGMEIGNKKTLLFYKGQCNDKIKNNTCWVMHEYELKAMLDSTNSHQDILDPNGSSEPEASNNHNDVHNHCSSVDTYGDERSNQHNTVDEGEGSNISTNFVNHVAEDAIPEVPSHIFKVYQNGLEDNNWIQDLYSTNEQDDESWNSIITSFDETIINESSNQHNIVVAEKGIETPIISYDETITNERSNQHNIVVVEGGTEMSVISYDETVANERSNQHNIVDVDEGFEVPSNLKYLVEEDTISTDLLYKDGLYSRSLFGELLAEPEATNNLNWIQNRYITKKEDGEFLNSTLADKNKADLQEGNTQWCLAADGEGFSLPCIGALTESSNSMEKSSKRPRRM, via the exons ATGAATATGGTGAAGGGATTCAGATTCCACCCAACTGATGAAGAACTCATTGAATACCTGCAAATCAAAACCTTCAACCGTGATTCTCTTGTCCAAGTTATTGCCGAAATCCCGGATATCTGCGAGTCCGAGCCTTGGGAATTACCCG GGCGTTCAGTGTTGCAGACAGGGGATCGATTGTGGTACTTTATGTACCCACCAAAATATAAGTATCGGAATAGTAAACTAGTTAGCCGGACCACTCTGGAGGGGTATTGGAAGATTACCGGCAAAGCTCGTAAGATAATTAACTCTGAAACCGGAATGGAGATTGGTAACAAGAAGACTTTGCTTTTCTATAAAGGCCAATGCAATGATAAAATCAAAAATAATACTTGTTGGGTTATGCATGAGTATGAACTCAAAGCTATGCTTGACTCAACTAATTCTCATCAA GACATCCTAGACCCTAACGGGTCAAGTGAGCCGGAAGCATCTAACAACCATAACGATGTTCATAACCATTGCAGCAGCGTCGATACATATGGTGATGAAAGAAGCAATCAACATAATACAGTTGATGAAGGTGAAGGCTCAAATATATCAACTAATTTCGTAAACCATGTTGCAGAGGATGCAATCCCAGAA GTACCTTCGCACATTTTTAAGGTGTATCAAAATGGACTTGAGGACAATAATTGGATTCAAGATCTGTATAGCACCAATGAACAAGATGATGAGTCTTGGAACTCAATTATCACTAGCTTCGACGAAACTATCATTAATGAAAGTAGCAATCAACATAATATAGTTGTTGCGGAAAAGGGCATCGAAACGCCCATCATTAGCTATGATGAAACCATCACTAATGAAAGAAGCAATCAACATAATATAGTTGTTGTAGAAGGGGGCACCGAAATGTCTGTCATTAGCTATGATGAAACCGTCGCTAATGAAAGAAGCAATCAACATAATATAGTTGATGTGGATGAGGGCTTCGAAGTGCCTTCTAACCTAAAGTATCTCGTTGAAGAAGACACAATTTCAACA GACTTGTTATATAAAGATGGTTTATATAGCAGATCACTGTTTGGTGAGTTATTAGCGGAGCCAGAGGCAACTAATAACTTAAACTGGATTCAAAATCGATACATCACCAAAAAAGAAGATGGTGAGTTCTTGAATTCAACTTTAGCTGATAAAAATAAAGCTGACCTTCAAGAAGGAAACACGCAATGGTGTTTGGCAGCTGACGGTGAAGGCTTCAGCTTGCCCTGCATAGGTGCGCTGACGGAATCATCAAATTCGATGGAGAAGTCTAGTAAAAGACCACGTCGAATGTGA
- the LOC107938996 gene encoding L-ascorbate peroxidase, cytosolic-like, with amino-acid sequence MTKCYPTVSEEYQNAVQKAKRKLRGLIAEKNCAPLMLRLAWHSAGTFDVKTKTGGPFGTMKQPAELAHAANNGLDIAVRLLEPIKEQFPILSYADFYQLAGVVAVEITGGPEIPFHPGREDKPHPPPEGRLPNATEGADHLRQVFSNQMGLSDQDIVALSGGHTLGRCHKERSGFEGPWTTNPLIFDNSYFKELLTGEKDGLLQLPTDKVLLSDPVFRPLVEKYAADEDAFFADYTEAHLKLSELGFADA; translated from the exons ATGACCAAGTGTTACCCAACCGTTAGCGAGGAGTACCAAAACGCCGTTCAAAAGGCTAAGAGGAAGCTAAGAGGTCTCATTGCTGAGAAGAACTGTGCTCCACTCATGCTCCGTCTAGC GTGGCACTCAGCTGGAACTTTTGATGTCAAGACCAAGACCGGAGGTCCATTCGGAACCATGAAGCAACCTGCTGAGCTCGCTCATGCTGCTAACAACGGTCTCGATATTGCAGTCAGGCTTCTCGAGCCGATCAAGGAGCAGTTTCCTATCCTTTCATACGCTGACTTCTATCAG CTTGCTGGTGTTGTTGCTGTTGAGATCACCGGTGGGCCTGAAATTCCATTCCATCCTGGAAGAGAG GACAAGCCTCACCCACCACCTGAGGGTCGTCTTCCCAATGCTACTGAGG GAGCTGATCACTTGAGGCAGGTGTTTAGTAATCAAATGGGTCTTAGCGACCAGGACATTGTTGCTCTTTCTGGTGGCCACACCCTG GGAAGGTGCCACAAGGAGAGGTCTGGATTTGAGGGACCATGGACTACCAACCCTCTTATCTTCGACAACTCTTACTTCAA GGAGCTCTTGACTGGAGAGAAGGACGGCCTGTTACAGTTGCCAACTGACAAAGTTCTCCTTTCCGACCCTGTTTTCCGTCCATTGGTTGAGAAATATGCGGCT GATGAGGATGCTTTCTTTGCTGATTACACTGAAGCTCACCTGAAGCTCTCTGAGCTAGG ATTTGCTGATGCATAA